The following coding sequences lie in one Rutidosis leptorrhynchoides isolate AG116_Rl617_1_P2 chromosome 4, CSIRO_AGI_Rlap_v1, whole genome shotgun sequence genomic window:
- the LOC139840618 gene encoding uncharacterized protein, translating to MSSLNSGRILCNASTITPYTLSPLHRPSLSLIPTRTKTSLHIVSAAAKKQVRTGKFDSKNKKGSIKEDDNNDSSVGTVVVADDVENFDGYVLPDLPGLEKDFWEGPEWDGFGFFVEYLWAFGIVFALLSSGIAVATYNEGATDFKETPAYKESIQSRDLLEEPEASSPDIFESNPTEEAPSLE from the exons ATGTCGTCTCTCAATAGTGGCCGGATTCTATGCAACGCTTCCACCATAACACCGTATACCCTCTCCCCTCTTCACCGTCCATCTCTATCGCTTATTCCCACACGAACAAAGACAAGTCTTCATATAGTTTCAGCAGCAGCTAAAAAacaagttagaactggaaaatttGACAGCAAGAACAAAAAGGGGTCCATAAAAgaagatgataataatgatagttcagTTGGGACAGTAGTAGTTGCTGATGACGTGGAGAATTTTGATGGGTATGTGTTGCCAGATCTTCCTGGGCTTGAAAAAGATTTTTGGGAAGGACCTGAATGGGATGGTTTTGGGTTCTTTGTTGAGTATTTGTGGGCTTTCGGTATCGTTTTCGCG TTATTATCTAGTGGAATTGCTGTGGCGACATACAACGAAGGCGCAACGGATTTTAAGGAAACTCCGGCTTACAAGGAATCAATTCAATCAAGGGACTTGTTAGAAGAACCCGAGGCATCAAGTCCCGATATTTTTGAGTCTAATCCTACCGAAGAGGCTCCTAGTTTGGAATAA